From a region of the Arachis ipaensis cultivar K30076 chromosome B09, Araip1.1, whole genome shotgun sequence genome:
- the LOC107616475 gene encoding uncharacterized protein LOC107616475: MEKAKDVIEATEREQYLKLRTYLNELRKANPGSTCCMSTTPQQERLPKFRSLYICLDACKRGFKQGCKPFLCLDGAFLKGYFGGQLLTVVAQDANNHLFPVAYGVVDAETKNNWKEFLEYLLEDIGDHRQFDWHFMSDKQKGLIPALQEVMPGVNHRFCTMHMWRNFNKRWKDLELKQLLFQCARALTDQEFNEGMDAIKRINTSAWKYLSKYEQETWSRSRFSTWPKVDNITNNNAESLNATMVGLRGKSIIIMLEEIRYYLMKTMATHKDALMAYTGKLAPIQMSRLEKEKKEGNYWEAQWVGDDDHNVFEVRRHGRIVRVNTEDRTCTCRKWQLTGLPCCHGVAAIQRKNHRPEDYTHHWLTMEAYNRTYQFHINTVPSQEFWADAEGLPCLPPPYKRPIERPTKKRARHESESHSGSQYKLKRSYGKTSCKYCKKVGHNSRTCLDKNHVAHGEDADAQEAPQGGQPVTGGVVPPRGLQDMSDSEQEMY; the protein is encoded by the exons ATGGAGAAGGCTAAGGATGTCATTGAGGCCACAGAAAGGGAACAATATTTGAAGTTAAGGACTTACTTGAATGAGCTCCGTAAGGCCAACCCAGGATCCACTTGCTGTATGAGCACAACCCCACAACAAGAAAGGTTGCCTAAGTTTAGAAGTCTTTACATCTGTCTAGATGCCTGCAAACGGGGATTCAAGCAAGGATGTAAGCCTTTCCTATGCCTTGATGGAGCATTTTTGAAGGGTTATTTTGGGGGGCAGCTGCTGACAGTCGTTGCTCAGGATGCCAACAATCATCTATTCCCAGTTGCATATGGAGTAGTTGATGCAGAAACAAAGAATAATTGGAAAGAATTTCTAGAGTATTTGTTGGAGGATATCGGAGATCACAGGCAATTTGATTGGCACTTTATGTCTGACAAACAGAAG GGGCTGATTCCTGCTCTACAAGAAGTTATGCCAGGGGTTAATCACAGGTTTTGTACTATGCATATGTGGAGGAATTTCAACAAGCGCTGGAAAGACCTAGAGCTTAAACAGTTGCTATTTCAATGTGCAAGGGCATTGACTGACCAGGAATTTAATGAAGGTATGGATGCTATCAAGAGAATTAATACTTCTGCATGGAAATATCTGTCGAAGTATGAGCAAGAAACTTGGTCAAGATCAAGATTCTCTACTTGGCCTAAAGTGGATAACATAACCAATAACAACgctgagtcacttaatgcaaccaTGGTGGGGCTAAGAGGCAAGAGCATCATTATCATGCTAGAGGAGATTAGATATTACCTCATGAAGACTATGGCAACACATAAAGATGCACTAATGGCCTACACGGGAAAATTGGCTCCTATCCAAATGAGCAGATTGGAGAAGGAAAAGAAGGAAGGAAATTACTGGGAAGCTCAATGGGTGGGAGACGATGACCACAATGTCTTTGAAGTTAGAAGGCATGGTCGAATAGTTCGAGTCAACACTGAGGACAGGACTTGCACTTGTAGAAAGTGGCAACTGACAGGTCTGCCGTGCTGTCATGGAGTTGCTGCAATTCAAAGAAAAAATCATCGACCAGAGGATTATACCCACCATTGGCTGACCATGGAGGCATACAACAGAACATATCAATTTCACATCAACACTGTCCCTAGTCAAGAGTTTTGGGCTGATGCAGAGGGCCTGCCGTGTCTCCCTCCACCTTATAAGAGGCCAATAGAAAGGCCTACAAAGAAGAGAGCACGACATGAATCAGAGAGTCATAGTGGGAGCCAGTACAAACTCAAGAGGAGCTATGGAAAAACAAGCTGTAAATATTGCAAAAAG GTGGGACACAACTCCAGGACCTGTCTGGATAAGAATCATGTTGCACATGGGGAAGATGCAGATGCACAAGAAGCACCTCAAGGAGGTCAGCCAGTAACAGGAGGAGTTGTGCCACCCAGGGGCTTACAAGACATGTCAGACTCAGAGCAGGAGATGTATTGA